A window from Cryobacterium sp. PAMC25264 encodes these proteins:
- the pgsA gene encoding CDP-diacylglycerol--glycerol-3-phosphate 3-phosphatidyltransferase, with translation MANTTGGSNWNLPNLITIVRILLAPVFFWMLLADNGADGALRWWAAVLFIVAIATDGVDGAIARRYNLVTDLGKLLDPIADKILTGAALIGLSILAELPWWVTVIILVREIGITVFRFVMLSDRVIPASRGGKLKTIMQSVAISLALLPLWLVFGDWIHWVNGVAMTIAVVLTVYTGVEYLVAARRENRQPKSSTQA, from the coding sequence ATGGCGAACACCACCGGTGGAAGCAACTGGAACCTGCCCAACCTCATCACCATCGTGCGCATCCTGCTGGCACCCGTGTTCTTCTGGATGCTGCTGGCCGACAACGGCGCGGACGGGGCCCTGCGCTGGTGGGCCGCCGTGCTCTTCATCGTGGCAATCGCCACCGACGGCGTGGACGGCGCCATCGCCCGCCGGTACAACCTCGTCACCGACCTGGGCAAGCTGCTCGACCCGATCGCCGACAAGATCCTCACGGGCGCGGCCCTGATCGGCCTCTCGATCCTCGCCGAGTTGCCCTGGTGGGTCACCGTGATCATCCTCGTGCGCGAGATCGGCATCACGGTCTTCCGCTTCGTGATGCTCAGCGACCGGGTCATCCCCGCCTCCCGGGGCGGCAAGCTCAAGACCATCATGCAATCCGTGGCCATCTCTCTGGCCCTGCTGCCATTGTGGCTGGTCTTCGGTGACTGGATCCACTGGGTCAACGGCGTCGCCATGACCATCGCCGTGGTCCTCACCGTCTACACCGGCGTCGAGTACCTGGTTGCCGCCCGCCGGGAGAACCGGCAGCCCAAGTCCTCGACCCAGGCCTGA
- a CDS encoding CinA family protein — protein sequence MQTDAAAALVALLTSRQLTIAVAESLTGGLLVAELVRIPGASAVVLGGVVAYRTALKHTLLGVDDELLAGEGAVHPEVARQMATGVRAALAVDGRAADVGLATTGVAGPDEQDGRPVGTVFLGIAIGDKVRAIPLHLTGDRAQIRAQAVYRALEAVCQLMESGKLEFTE from the coding sequence GTGCAGACGGATGCCGCGGCCGCGCTGGTCGCCCTCCTCACCTCTCGACAGCTCACCATCGCAGTCGCGGAGTCTCTCACCGGCGGGCTGCTCGTGGCCGAGCTTGTGCGTATCCCCGGCGCATCCGCCGTCGTGCTCGGGGGAGTCGTCGCCTACCGGACCGCCCTCAAGCACACCCTGCTGGGCGTGGACGACGAGCTGCTGGCCGGAGAGGGGGCTGTGCACCCCGAGGTCGCCCGGCAGATGGCCACCGGTGTGAGGGCCGCGCTGGCGGTCGACGGTCGTGCGGCCGACGTCGGGCTGGCCACCACGGGGGTCGCCGGCCCCGACGAACAGGATGGCCGACCGGTCGGCACGGTCTTTCTGGGAATCGCAATCGGGGATAAGGTGCGGGCCATACCGCTCCACCTCACCGGAGACCGGGCCCAGATCCGCGCGCAGGCCGTGTATCGCGCACTTGAAGCTGTGTGTCAGCTGATGGAATCTGGAAAGCTGGAATTCACGGAATAG
- a CDS encoding helix-turn-helix domain-containing protein translates to MILVRQEIGDVLRDFRLQKGRTLRQVASKASVALGYLSEVERGQKEASSEILASVAEALETPISVIMREVGDRLAVIEGIDRFPDTVPDELVAKFDASMMVR, encoded by the coding sequence ATGATTCTTGTTCGTCAGGAAATCGGCGATGTGCTCAGGGACTTCCGCCTGCAGAAGGGGCGCACGCTGCGTCAGGTTGCGAGCAAGGCCAGTGTGGCCCTCGGCTACCTGTCCGAAGTGGAGCGCGGTCAGAAGGAAGCCTCATCTGAGATCCTGGCCTCCGTCGCAGAGGCGTTGGAGACCCCGATCTCAGTCATCATGCGCGAAGTCGGCGACCGTTTGGCCGTGATCGAAGGAATCGACAGGTTCCCCGACACCGTGCCCGACGAGCTGGTTGCCAAGTTCGACGCCAGCATGATGGTGCGCTGA
- a CDS encoding DUF3046 domain-containing protein, whose amino-acid sequence MRLSEFRQALKDEFGESYGRVLTRDLVLGPLGRTADQALAGGVPARDVWLALCDETDVPPARRHGAGLPPARS is encoded by the coding sequence ATGCGATTGAGCGAATTCCGCCAAGCCCTGAAAGACGAGTTCGGCGAGAGCTACGGCCGGGTCCTCACGAGGGACCTGGTGCTCGGTCCGCTCGGCCGCACGGCCGACCAGGCCCTCGCGGGCGGTGTTCCAGCCCGGGACGTCTGGTTGGCTCTTTGCGACGAAACCGATGTGCCGCCCGCCCGGCGCCACGGTGCCGGCCTGCCGCCGGCCCGTAGCTGA
- the recA gene encoding recombinase RecA — MASAADREKALDTALAQIDRQFGKGSVMRLGSDERAPVETISTGSIALDVALGIGGLPRGRIVEIYGPESSGKTTLTLHAIANAQKNGGIAAFIDAEHALDPEYAKKLGVDIDALLVSQPDTGEQALEIADMLVRSGSIDLIVIDSVAALVPRAEIEGEMGDSHVGLQARLMSQALRKLTGGLSQTNTTMIFINQLREKIGVMFGSPETTAGGKALKFYASVRLDIRRIETLKDGTEAVGNRTRVKVVKNKMAPPFKQAEFDIIYGVGISREGSLIDFGVDQGIVKKSGAWYTYDGDQLGQGKENSRNFLLRNPDMANEIETKILNKLGVGAEGKAAKKATDDAATAAAAAEAAASGLATGTDGAKVASIAPKAGARKGA, encoded by the coding sequence ATGGCATCAGCAGCAGACCGCGAGAAGGCACTCGACACCGCCCTCGCCCAGATTGACCGCCAGTTCGGCAAGGGCTCGGTCATGCGCCTCGGCAGCGACGAGCGCGCACCCGTCGAGACCATCTCCACCGGGTCGATCGCACTGGACGTCGCCCTCGGCATAGGCGGGCTGCCCCGTGGCCGCATCGTGGAGATCTACGGTCCGGAGTCCTCGGGTAAGACCACCCTCACCCTGCACGCCATCGCCAACGCGCAGAAGAACGGCGGCATCGCCGCGTTCATCGACGCAGAGCACGCCCTCGACCCGGAATACGCCAAGAAGCTCGGCGTCGACATCGACGCCCTCCTGGTCTCCCAGCCCGACACCGGTGAGCAGGCGCTCGAGATCGCCGACATGCTCGTGCGAAGCGGCTCGATCGACCTCATCGTGATCGACTCCGTGGCCGCGCTGGTGCCCCGCGCCGAGATCGAGGGCGAGATGGGCGACTCTCACGTGGGTCTCCAGGCCCGCCTGATGTCGCAGGCCCTCCGCAAGCTCACCGGTGGCCTCAGCCAGACCAACACCACCATGATCTTCATCAACCAGCTGCGCGAGAAGATCGGCGTGATGTTCGGCAGCCCGGAGACCACCGCGGGTGGAAAGGCGCTGAAGTTCTACGCCTCCGTACGTCTGGACATCCGTCGCATCGAGACCCTCAAGGACGGCACAGAGGCGGTCGGTAACCGCACGAGGGTCAAGGTCGTCAAGAACAAGATGGCGCCGCCGTTCAAGCAGGCCGAATTCGACATCATCTACGGTGTCGGCATCTCCCGCGAGGGCAGCCTGATCGACTTCGGTGTCGATCAGGGCATCGTCAAGAAGTCCGGCGCCTGGTACACCTACGACGGCGACCAGCTCGGCCAGGGCAAGGAGAACTCGCGCAACTTCCTGCTGCGCAACCCCGATATGGCCAACGAGATCGAGACCAAGATCCTCAACAAGCTCGGTGTGGGCGCCGAGGGCAAGGCTGCCAAGAAGGCCACCGACGACGCTGCCACCGCCGCAGCGGCCGCCGAAGCCGCGGCCAGCGGCCTGGCCACCGGCACCGACGGTGCCAAGGTCGCCTCGATCGCTCCCAAGGCCGGCGCGCGGAAGGGCGCCTAG
- a CDS encoding regulatory protein RecX encodes MVHFEASPERSAGRAADRGGLAPVTYLPGASPTDQADAAADDAADERDHAEKLLLQRLRGRSLSVVEAEKLLRSTDIDEEAVQEMLERFTELHYLDDEKLADQIMHSHHERKGLGRSGVSAEMRQRGLGAELIAEKLEEMPDDEAERATELALKRVTQLDRFDDATIDRRLTGFLMRKGYASSVVRDAVKAALASRRGSGRASTVRFR; translated from the coding sequence ATGGTGCACTTCGAGGCCTCACCTGAGCGGTCCGCGGGCCGCGCTGCCGATCGTGGCGGCCTGGCCCCGGTGACCTACCTGCCGGGTGCCAGCCCCACCGATCAGGCGGATGCTGCCGCGGACGATGCGGCGGACGAGCGCGACCATGCCGAGAAGCTGCTTCTGCAGCGGCTGCGCGGACGGTCCCTGTCGGTCGTCGAAGCGGAGAAGCTGCTGCGCTCCACCGACATCGACGAAGAGGCCGTGCAGGAGATGCTGGAGCGGTTCACCGAACTGCACTACCTCGACGACGAGAAGCTCGCCGACCAGATCATGCACAGCCACCACGAGCGCAAGGGGTTGGGCCGCAGCGGCGTCTCGGCCGAAATGCGCCAGCGTGGGTTGGGCGCTGAGCTGATCGCCGAGAAGCTCGAAGAGATGCCCGACGACGAGGCGGAACGTGCCACGGAGCTCGCGCTCAAGCGCGTGACGCAGCTGGACCGCTTCGACGACGCCACCATCGACCGGAGGCTCACCGGCTTCCTGATGCGCAAGGGCTACGCCTCGTCCGTCGTGCGCGACGCCGTCAAGGCCGCCCTGGCGTCCCGGCGCGGTTCCGGCCGGGCCTCCACGGTGCGCTTCCGCTGA